The following proteins come from a genomic window of Anaerobutyricum hallii:
- the csx19 gene encoding CRISPR-associated protein Csx19 has translation MNLDEIKIKREVRKINKGYLYAAFTDKICILKWPLSIQEEEMLEQSFQKMLECRIFNEQMEYRIIRSTIKREWKSRFIEDQTAEEDTEQYYTERQYLDIDSTRTKATEEGLQFTTTGGGRFILPITYSKKPSDIKIKIRNYIGYYEETGQAYVRDWRICGFETVGEV, from the coding sequence ATGAACTTAGATGAAATAAAAATCAAAAGGGAAGTTCGGAAAATAAATAAGGGGTATTTATATGCCGCCTTCACAGATAAGATATGCATTTTAAAATGGCCGTTATCCATTCAAGAAGAAGAAATGCTGGAACAATCTTTTCAAAAAATGCTGGAATGCCGTATATTTAACGAACAGATGGAATACCGCATAATTCGTTCAACAATCAAGAGAGAATGGAAAAGCCGTTTTATTGAAGATCAGACAGCAGAAGAAGATACGGAACAATACTATACAGAAAGACAATATTTAGATATTGATTCTACCAGAACAAAGGCAACAGAAGAGGGTTTACAATTCACAACAACGGGAGGAGGAAGATTTATTCTGCCAATAACGTATAGTAAGAAGCCTTCGGATATCAAAATTAAAATAAGGAATTATATTGGCTATTATGAAGAAACAGGTCAGGCATATGTAAGAGACTGGCGGATATGCGGATTTGAAACGGTAGGAGAAGTTTAA
- a CDS encoding RAMP superfamily CRISPR-associated protein translates to MGEIKKKVYYRYKFKITSAMNIGNGQNEVTDNDLIKDGSGTPYIPGSTITGIFRSVLPKEYQSLFGTVKNLETDTDKNGQPEIEASQVILYDAKIKKKDYKISVRDSVALDEYKTALAGAKFDFEVLEPGIELETWLEQDIKDEAGDIPQEREVGYLIAQQWKRGHIHFGSKASRGLGQTKLCKVQRAEFIWDEAGIDQWLDFDMYSENGWVEQSIEQFAASEEQDKGLLEIILSLKQESGISIRRYTTTVQREGENREPDYKQMSYIRGKNNEEIPVIPGTSWAGAFRHHINRITENKFEQYFGSTSHKSQIYFSESEIKDAVEKVLTHNAIDRFTGGIIDRALYTEKTWFNGKTKLKIQLDARKKAFNRENNEKTIEKEFYAALSAAILDLHLGILSVGGLTSIGRGLFSIEKIQINGEEIPVAQEAEEIPHMYQQLIQKMMEGGHA, encoded by the coding sequence ATGGGGGAGATAAAGAAAAAGGTATATTATCGTTACAAATTTAAAATTACCTCTGCAATGAATATTGGGAATGGACAAAATGAAGTAACGGATAATGATTTGATAAAAGACGGAAGTGGAACACCATATATTCCGGGAAGTACAATAACAGGAATTTTTCGAAGTGTATTACCGAAAGAATATCAGTCTTTATTTGGAACAGTAAAGAATCTGGAAACCGATACAGATAAGAACGGACAACCAGAAATAGAAGCCAGTCAGGTTATTTTATATGATGCAAAAATCAAGAAAAAAGATTATAAAATATCAGTAAGAGATAGTGTTGCTTTGGATGAGTATAAAACAGCGCTGGCAGGTGCGAAATTTGATTTTGAAGTGTTGGAACCGGGTATTGAGTTAGAAACCTGGTTAGAGCAGGATATCAAGGATGAAGCTGGAGATATACCGCAAGAAAGAGAAGTTGGGTATCTAATCGCACAGCAGTGGAAAAGGGGACACATTCACTTTGGTTCTAAAGCTTCACGTGGACTGGGACAGACAAAGCTTTGTAAAGTACAAAGAGCAGAGTTTATATGGGACGAAGCCGGAATAGACCAGTGGCTGGATTTTGATATGTATAGTGAGAACGGATGGGTGGAGCAAAGTATAGAGCAATTTGCTGCATCTGAGGAACAAGACAAAGGTCTTCTTGAAATCATTCTTTCCCTGAAACAAGAAAGTGGAATCTCTATTCGACGTTATACAACAACAGTACAAAGAGAAGGTGAAAATAGAGAACCAGACTATAAACAGATGTCTTATATACGTGGTAAAAACAACGAAGAGATTCCGGTTATTCCGGGAACTTCCTGGGCAGGAGCATTTCGCCATCACATCAATCGAATCACAGAAAATAAATTCGAACAATACTTTGGTTCAACTAGTCATAAATCGCAAATTTATTTTAGTGAAAGTGAGATTAAAGACGCAGTAGAAAAAGTATTAACGCATAATGCTATTGATCGTTTTACAGGAGGAATCATTGATAGAGCATTATATACAGAGAAAACCTGGTTTAATGGAAAAACAAAATTAAAAATTCAACTGGATGCAAGAAAGAAGGCTTTTAACAGGGAAAATAATGAAAAGACGATAGAGAAAGAATTTTATGCAGCTTTATCGGCAGCTATATTGGATTTACACTTAGGAATACTTTCTGTTGGTGGGTTAACATCCATTGGAAGAGGACTATTTTCTATTGAAAAAATACAGATCAATGGAGAAGAAATTCCGGTTGCACAGGAAGCAGAGGAAATACCACATATGTACCAGCAATTGATACAGAAGATGATGGAAGGAGGACATGCATAA
- a CDS encoding RAMP superfamily CRISPR-associated protein, which yields MVTIQNSLKITLKSDLCAGSGFSYAGLIDSDISYDKYGVPFISGRRLKGCMKESAYMIKTDQAQIKRIFGVSGDNGSYGVIIGNAFPIGWKKKEKAIETLKEKTFGAAEYLGAQELLDQFTMVQAQTQIGESGVAQDGSLRFTRVVRQNNFAQKEKALVFEAPISYTCRKEEREVLENVLLRIMKATRHIGMKRNRGLGNIQIEMGEGRELYSKTEIKGLDTVAGEEGKVKIQYVIQNHEPLKMSANDIRGSVTYISGASVLGAIAAQYLKTGTAEDEAFQALFLDGQVCYSDLMPVSKKGEEYLICYPAPQYINRLKKTKKLVNIICNDEKEQEKRYKEDISYCSDNGNQPKKLKGKYVACKNGKYAVHEVEMEMVYHHNTTEKSKDRPNGLLYSEEVIEAGQLFGGTILTEKKWLNVVLELLSQTDLRFGKSKSVQYGHCYIVGDVEVTAAKSKTKQEIFPKGDSIMVTLRSDAVFMDEEGNYTVYHEKVRQEIAKYLGITNTRLKTSVGYTGDYIQTKVLNGYHAKWNLKKQSVPAIAAGSAFSFVLETDLKEYPEYIGERNIEGLGRISITNIKDCCYCIDELDPQEMTNKILHLDKKEQIQQVRAELDELEPQLKVILQEKLYKRMQKNWYENIQQDKKEKRLKISAATLGRVKLMLMEAVNECRGEVNEAERIYFNLKERIQSVKREEVRDELTDFLSKLFGKKVFRELEKEEEKSDLKISIVKSLIQDNKGNVYKEYTDLCDWYGEEAARNLAYELWHYCLQEQLVLQKYLMKEKEMTEV from the coding sequence ATGGTAACAATTCAAAATAGTTTGAAGATTACGTTAAAGTCTGATCTATGTGCAGGTTCCGGTTTTTCTTACGCAGGACTTATTGATAGTGATATTTCGTACGATAAATATGGAGTTCCATTTATTTCAGGAAGGCGTTTAAAAGGATGCATGAAAGAATCTGCCTACATGATTAAAACAGATCAAGCACAGATAAAAAGAATTTTTGGTGTATCAGGAGATAATGGCAGCTATGGTGTGATAATAGGGAACGCATTTCCGATCGGATGGAAGAAAAAAGAAAAAGCAATAGAGACTTTAAAAGAAAAGACATTTGGTGCAGCGGAATATTTAGGTGCGCAGGAGTTGCTAGATCAGTTTACGATGGTGCAGGCGCAGACACAAATAGGAGAATCAGGCGTAGCGCAGGATGGATCTTTACGATTTACAAGAGTTGTAAGACAAAATAATTTTGCACAAAAAGAAAAGGCACTCGTATTTGAAGCACCGATTAGCTATACTTGTAGAAAAGAAGAAAGAGAAGTATTAGAAAATGTACTTTTACGCATTATGAAAGCTACAAGACATATTGGAATGAAGAGAAATCGAGGACTTGGAAACATACAAATAGAGATGGGAGAAGGCCGGGAACTTTATTCTAAGACAGAAATAAAGGGATTGGATACTGTTGCGGGAGAAGAAGGAAAAGTAAAGATTCAGTATGTGATTCAAAATCATGAACCGTTAAAAATGAGTGCAAATGATATTCGGGGGTCTGTAACTTATATCAGTGGTGCGAGTGTACTTGGCGCAATCGCTGCACAGTATTTGAAAACAGGAACAGCAGAGGATGAGGCATTTCAGGCTCTGTTTTTAGATGGGCAGGTTTGTTATTCTGATTTGATGCCGGTCTCTAAAAAGGGAGAAGAGTATCTTATTTGTTATCCTGCGCCACAGTATATCAATCGTCTAAAGAAAACAAAAAAACTGGTGAACATTATTTGCAATGATGAAAAAGAACAGGAAAAAAGATATAAAGAAGATATTTCTTATTGCTCAGACAATGGAAATCAGCCCAAAAAACTAAAAGGAAAATATGTAGCATGTAAGAATGGGAAATATGCCGTACATGAAGTAGAGATGGAGATGGTCTATCATCATAATACAACAGAAAAAAGTAAAGATAGACCTAATGGTTTACTGTATTCAGAGGAAGTCATTGAGGCAGGACAATTATTTGGTGGAACAATTCTGACAGAAAAGAAATGGCTTAATGTAGTGCTTGAGTTACTGTCTCAAACCGACCTGCGTTTTGGAAAGTCGAAAAGTGTACAGTATGGTCACTGTTATATTGTAGGGGATGTGGAAGTAACAGCAGCAAAATCAAAAACTAAGCAGGAGATATTTCCTAAAGGAGATTCAATTATGGTGACACTTCGGAGTGATGCTGTATTTATGGACGAGGAAGGAAATTATACAGTATATCATGAAAAAGTGCGACAGGAGATTGCAAAATATCTTGGAATTACCAACACAAGGCTAAAGACGAGTGTAGGTTATACAGGGGATTATATCCAGACAAAAGTATTAAATGGATATCATGCGAAATGGAATTTGAAAAAACAATCTGTTCCGGCAATTGCAGCAGGAAGTGCTTTTAGTTTTGTATTGGAAACGGATTTAAAGGAATATCCAGAATATATAGGTGAACGAAATATAGAAGGTCTTGGAAGAATCTCCATAACAAATATAAAAGATTGCTGTTATTGTATTGATGAATTAGACCCTCAGGAGATGACAAACAAAATACTACATTTGGATAAAAAAGAACAAATACAGCAGGTAAGAGCTGAGCTTGATGAGTTAGAGCCACAACTTAAAGTAATTCTTCAGGAAAAATTATATAAAAGAATGCAGAAAAACTGGTACGAAAACATACAGCAAGATAAAAAAGAGAAACGTCTCAAAATTTCTGCGGCTACATTAGGGCGCGTGAAATTAATGCTTATGGAAGCGGTAAATGAATGTAGAGGAGAAGTTAATGAGGCAGAAAGAATATATTTCAATCTGAAAGAAAGGATTCAGTCTGTTAAAAGAGAAGAAGTGCGTGATGAATTGACAGACTTTTTGTCAAAATTATTTGGGAAAAAGGTATTTAGAGAGTTAGAAAAAGAAGAGGAAAAATCAGACTTGAAGATAAGTATAGTAAAAAGCCTGATACAAGACAACAAAGGAAATGTGTATAAAGAATATACAGATTTATGTGATTGGTATGGAGAAGAAGCAGCTCGGAATCTGGCATATGAACTCTGGCACTATTGTTTACAGGAGCAGCTTGTTTTACAGAAGTATTTAATGAAAGAGAAGGAAATGACGGAGGTTTAA
- a CDS encoding Cas10/Cmr2 second palm domain-containing protein encodes MSNSKYALAMYDVRGKQEYIFKTNKLKEIVGGSCIIRDCFKEYLFPSAEEYMRRKAKKEGIPLSDDAVCGIYNYNDPKKEPEYISEINKGKEFSQKAFERMMQDEKCAARYAGEVVYEGGGNFFVLYKDKETCIEINKIFTRKLLKELYTLKVLCTYIELENGLVNFIEDRKKLYEKHRISEAEESVICPVNTLPFVQVDEVTSLPLTKYNENTRKKVSTEAEAKLAKHLDVYNEKYGEKDLDKLVTRKGEESLLAVVYIDGNNMGAKVQNVLGTETSYDQCVKKLRETSEFIQKNYVEDRIKDIDQMLEEKAKKGKKKAGKRLVVFAGDEINLICNARDAYDIAKTYLKGLHQVSWKDSTEPCSACAGIAIFHSHAPYAQAYKIAEECCESGKTRMKKLEKAREKEGKSKEVCYIDVHYCQKGIGMSLEDIREKEVGGLISKPWLLDMADEKNTTSKMPEDITIMEIEKVVEALQMIESRTNVKDLAVAAKLSEGAFNLEMRRIYAHQSDEDIKRRMKEIFVQEDREEFGQKYKKYRKMIYDIVIVYDLWFRKEEGEEKYGNNSK; translated from the coding sequence ATGAGCAATTCAAAATACGCACTGGCAATGTATGATGTCAGAGGAAAACAAGAATACATATTCAAGACAAATAAGTTAAAAGAAATTGTCGGAGGATCCTGTATTATCAGAGATTGTTTTAAAGAATACTTATTCCCGTCAGCAGAAGAATATATGAGACGTAAGGCGAAGAAGGAGGGAATACCATTATCTGATGATGCAGTCTGTGGGATTTATAACTATAATGATCCAAAAAAGGAACCAGAATATATTAGTGAAATAAATAAAGGGAAAGAGTTTTCACAGAAGGCATTTGAGCGTATGATGCAGGATGAAAAGTGTGCTGCAAGATATGCAGGTGAAGTTGTGTATGAAGGGGGAGGTAATTTCTTTGTATTATATAAAGACAAGGAAACCTGTATAGAGATTAATAAGATTTTTACAAGAAAGTTATTAAAAGAATTGTATACGTTAAAGGTGCTGTGTACTTATATTGAATTGGAAAATGGTTTAGTAAATTTTATAGAAGATCGGAAGAAATTATATGAAAAGCATCGAATCAGTGAAGCGGAAGAGAGCGTGATTTGTCCGGTAAACACACTGCCGTTTGTTCAGGTGGACGAGGTAACTTCGCTTCCATTAACAAAATATAATGAAAATACGAGGAAAAAAGTAAGTACAGAAGCAGAAGCTAAGCTGGCCAAACATTTAGATGTTTATAATGAGAAGTATGGAGAGAAAGATTTAGATAAACTGGTAACCAGAAAAGGTGAGGAAAGTCTTCTTGCAGTGGTTTATATTGATGGAAATAATATGGGAGCGAAAGTGCAGAATGTTTTAGGAACAGAAACATCCTATGATCAATGCGTAAAAAAACTACGTGAAACATCTGAATTTATTCAGAAAAATTATGTAGAGGACCGAATAAAAGATATAGACCAGATGTTGGAAGAAAAAGCAAAGAAAGGGAAGAAAAAAGCAGGAAAGCGATTAGTGGTATTTGCAGGAGATGAAATTAATTTAATCTGTAATGCAAGAGATGCTTATGATATAGCAAAAACATATTTAAAAGGGCTTCATCAAGTAAGCTGGAAAGATAGTACCGAGCCATGCAGCGCCTGTGCAGGAATTGCTATTTTTCACAGCCATGCACCATATGCTCAAGCTTATAAAATAGCAGAAGAATGTTGTGAATCTGGAAAAACACGAATGAAAAAGCTTGAAAAAGCTCGTGAAAAGGAAGGAAAAAGTAAAGAAGTCTGCTATATTGATGTTCATTATTGTCAAAAAGGAATCGGAATGAGCTTAGAGGATATTCGTGAAAAAGAAGTAGGTGGGTTAATAAGTAAACCATGGCTTTTAGATATGGCAGATGAGAAAAATACAACAAGTAAAATGCCAGAAGATATTACGATAATGGAAATAGAAAAAGTTGTAGAAGCACTTCAGATGATAGAAAGTCGTACAAATGTAAAAGATTTGGCGGTAGCTGCAAAATTGTCTGAGGGCGCATTTAATCTTGAAATGCGAAGAATTTATGCACATCAGTCTGATGAAGATATCAAACGTAGAATGAAAGAAATATTTGTACAGGAAGACAGAGAAGAATTTGGACAAAAATATAAGAAATACCGGAAAATGATTTATGATATTGTGATAGTTTATGATTTGTGGTTTCGCAAAGAAGAGGGGGAAGAAAAATATGGTAACAATTCAAAATAG
- the cas6 gene encoding CRISPR-associated endoribonuclease Cas6 yields the protein MRFYLTFEPEGVLTLPLAHHHILQGFIYSVISSNKNYSQFLHEQGYRTSGSSFKLFTFGPLNGTYHVNRQRKEIRFFGAVTFEVRSADFRFSEAFLDGLYSNTLFHLGGTNIHITDINTDSYKITSNRIQVRMLSPIVLYHTVSTPEGNKTIYHNPLEDHYETWLNDNLQRKYYSLYHNNSVPYIKFSTICVSSRDKYVTLFKNHTYINGWKGTYQLQAPSDILDFLYYAGLGSKNSEGFGMFEVK from the coding sequence ATGCGTTTTTACCTCACTTTTGAACCTGAAGGTGTCCTTACTTTACCTTTGGCACACCACCACATATTACAAGGCTTTATTTATTCTGTTATTTCCAGCAATAAAAACTACAGTCAATTTTTACATGAACAAGGCTATCGTACATCCGGAAGTTCTTTTAAACTTTTTACTTTTGGTCCATTGAACGGAACATACCACGTAAATAGACAACGAAAAGAAATTCGTTTTTTTGGTGCGGTTACTTTTGAAGTTCGCAGTGCAGACTTTCGTTTCAGCGAAGCTTTCCTTGATGGCTTATATTCTAATACTCTTTTTCATCTTGGAGGCACCAATATTCATATTACAGATATAAATACGGATTCTTATAAGATAACAAGCAATCGCATACAAGTTCGTATGCTTTCCCCAATTGTCTTATACCACACCGTTTCTACTCCCGAAGGGAATAAAACTATTTATCATAATCCTCTCGAAGACCATTATGAAACCTGGCTTAATGATAATCTGCAGCGAAAGTATTATTCTCTTTATCATAACAATTCTGTTCCATATATAAAGTTCTCGACTATATGTGTAAGCAGTCGAGACAAATATGTAACATTATTTAAAAATCATACTTATATTAATGGCTGGAAAGGCACTTATCAATTACAAGCGCCTTCCGATATTCTCGACTTTTTGTATTATGCCGGCCTTGGTTCCAAGAATTCTGAGGGTTTTGGAATGTTCGAAGTAAAATAA
- a CDS encoding type II toxin-antitoxin system HicB family antitoxin — MKENYIYPAIFSKGEEGETEIRFVDFPDILTYSETDDIDDVVRTAQDILALTIMDYEAENRELPKPSSDIKGAAYIHIWMPYFRNNIKEIYVKKTVTIPQWLDILAKGKKVNFSAAMVRGIKEELGIENR; from the coding sequence ATGAAAGAAAACTATATTTATCCAGCAATTTTTAGTAAAGGAGAAGAGGGAGAAACAGAAATTCGTTTTGTTGATTTTCCAGATATACTTACATATAGTGAAACAGATGATATAGATGATGTTGTGAGAACGGCACAGGATATACTAGCTTTAACCATTATGGATTATGAAGCAGAGAACAGAGAACTTCCTAAGCCATCGTCAGATATAAAAGGAGCAGCATATATTCATATATGGATGCCGTATTTTAGAAATAATATAAAGGAAATTTATGTAAAGAAAACGGTAACAATTCCTCAGTGGCTGGATATCTTAGCAAAAGGTAAAAAAGTCAATTTCTCGGCTGCTATGGTTCGGGGAATTAAGGAAGAACTAGGGATTGAAAATAGATAA
- a CDS encoding type II toxin-antitoxin system HicA family toxin, with translation MSNNFKSIEKKLTSNGWQLVRISGSHHQYKKAGVSTLATIPNHGKKDIPIGILKSLEKQTGLSLRR, from the coding sequence ATGAGTAATAATTTTAAATCTATCGAGAAAAAACTTACCTCTAACGGCTGGCAGCTTGTTCGCATTAGTGGTTCACACCATCAGTACAAGAAAGCAGGAGTTTCTACTCTGGCAACTATACCAAACCATGGTAAGAAAGATATACCTATCGGTATATTAAAAAGTCTCGAAAAACAAACAGGACTATCTCTTCGGAGATAG
- a CDS encoding anti-sigma factor C-terminal domain-containing protein yields MTYRELLELYKAGELELEQRKRIEKDIEKQEAISDYLYEQEGIPGLEDVFAEEDRNSFVFADGRQTETGKEKAEADAQEQRARGQRGKNKKRRSTKEEDIDTEFITMINRSIRRAFRRLGLTVLALAFALILFVQFCFPTIVSCFYYNPAENIGNKDYTINKMSRDMAVYSEVFLPGKRRVSVEAESKGYGKYNITVNQTSSFTRNLTDVSGEIVRGKLRYYDNNILKTPVSNAFAYSNLVGKEENTLEENLQCTRKYFQLKENEEVNMCAAGTKEQSIESLKNLDSQKMYIGYISLDKIMPYADFKKYVDKQDLSEVWCAVQVLEPQKDEGDLEEAADFSNKDKAEAGEEYITDFLSGAANIGFVCVPSYNAAFNWDDKKYPALLPGCETDQMDEPDHWDSVENNLKKENYARQHFVSLLNYLSDQKQFLKMIAGDDYSPEALKEMASYVKKNGLKIYGFTTIADKDTLLKLSKQSEVYEIYTEELN; encoded by the coding sequence ATGACCTATCGTGAATTATTAGAATTATATAAAGCAGGAGAGCTGGAATTAGAACAGAGAAAGCGGATCGAGAAAGATATCGAGAAGCAGGAAGCAATCAGTGATTATCTCTATGAACAGGAAGGAATTCCCGGTTTGGAAGACGTTTTTGCAGAAGAAGACCGGAACAGCTTCGTTTTTGCAGATGGAAGGCAGACAGAGACAGGGAAAGAGAAAGCAGAAGCTGATGCTCAGGAACAAAGAGCGAGAGGTCAGCGAGGGAAGAACAAGAAAAGAAGAAGTACCAAGGAAGAGGATATCGATACAGAATTTATCACAATGATCAATCGTTCCATCAGACGGGCATTTCGAAGATTAGGGTTAACCGTTCTCGCTTTAGCGTTCGCATTAATTCTATTTGTACAGTTCTGCTTTCCGACCATAGTATCCTGTTTCTATTATAATCCAGCGGAAAATATCGGGAATAAGGATTATACGATCAACAAGATGAGTCGTGATATGGCAGTATACTCAGAAGTCTTTCTTCCGGGAAAGAGAAGAGTTTCTGTTGAAGCAGAATCAAAAGGGTATGGAAAGTATAATATTACAGTGAACCAGACTTCGAGCTTTACAAGAAACCTGACCGATGTATCCGGAGAGATTGTCCGAGGCAAGCTGAGATATTACGACAATAATATTTTAAAAACACCGGTTAGCAATGCCTTTGCATACAGTAACCTTGTTGGAAAAGAAGAGAATACATTAGAAGAGAATTTACAATGTACCAGAAAGTATTTTCAACTGAAAGAGAACGAAGAAGTCAATATGTGCGCTGCTGGTACAAAAGAACAATCTATAGAATCATTAAAAAATCTGGATTCTCAAAAAATGTATATAGGTTACATATCTCTAGATAAGATCATGCCTTATGCCGATTTTAAAAAGTACGTAGATAAGCAGGATCTTTCAGAAGTATGGTGTGCAGTACAAGTATTAGAACCACAGAAAGACGAAGGAGATCTTGAAGAGGCTGCCGATTTTTCAAACAAGGATAAAGCAGAGGCAGGAGAAGAGTATATAACGGATTTCCTCTCCGGTGCAGCAAATATTGGTTTCGTATGCGTACCATCTTATAATGCAGCCTTCAACTGGGACGATAAAAAGTATCCGGCCCTTCTGCCGGGATGTGAAACAGATCAAATGGATGAACCAGATCACTGGGACAGCGTAGAAAACAATCTTAAAAAAGAAAACTATGCCAGACAGCATTTTGTAAGTCTTCTTAATTATCTGTCAGATCAGAAACAGTTTCTGAAAATGATAGCAGGAGATGATTACTCGCCGGAAGCATTAAAAGAAATGGCATCCTACGTTAAAAAGAATGGTCTTAAAATATATGGTTTTACAACGATTGCAGATAAAGATACCTTACTAAAACTCAGTAAGCAGAGCGAAGTATATGAAATCTATACCGAAGAACTGAACTAA
- a CDS encoding RNA polymerase sigma factor has protein sequence MLEALYQRYYKELYIFVFSLCGSESVTDDILQDTFLKALLTLKDSHTNMRAWLYMVARNLYYNYYNRQKKQMMVEASDFEHAAMEVHISRREDLIQRDILEEILHKEEKKQLLEAVSQLKGQKKEVILLQYFGDFSQKEIAAMLKITPGNVKVLSYRAKKELKDYLTKEEGR, from the coding sequence TTGTTAGAAGCATTATATCAGCGATATTATAAAGAATTATATATTTTTGTCTTTTCACTTTGTGGAAGTGAGAGTGTAACAGATGATATTTTGCAGGACACCTTTTTAAAAGCCTTACTGACATTGAAGGATTCTCATACCAATATGCGGGCATGGCTTTATATGGTAGCGCGTAATCTTTACTATAACTATTATAACAGGCAGAAGAAGCAGATGATGGTCGAAGCATCTGATTTCGAGCATGCAGCCATGGAGGTACATATATCACGAAGAGAAGACTTAATACAAAGGGATATTCTGGAAGAAATTCTTCATAAAGAAGAGAAGAAGCAGCTTTTAGAAGCGGTAAGCCAGTTAAAGGGACAGAAAAAGGAAGTGATCCTATTACAGTATTTTGGGGACTTTTCACAGAAGGAGATTGCGGCGATGCTTAAGATCACTCCGGGTAATGTGAAGGTTCTCTCTTACCGGGCGAAGAAGGAACTGAAGGATTATTTAACGAAGGAGGAAGGAAGATGA
- a CDS encoding alanyl-tRNA editing protein, with the protein MKTRRLFYEDVYIQEFEAIVLSCEEKDGKYHVILNATAFYPEGGGQPADKGMIDNIPVADVQYIDGELCHIMESPLEEGAQVVGKIDWNWRFDLMQQHSGEHIVSGMIHEKYGYENVGFHMGEEIITIDLSGMLTWQQVQEIEKKVNYYIWMNQQVNIFYPDERQRKFIPYRSKKELTGEIRLVEFPGADLCACCGLHVTHASQIGLVKILSCKKFRDGVRMEMLSGKRALDYLSGSTEQNSQIAVSLSVKENETKEAVQRLLDEVYDLKGQLAQEKQKSFEAKAASFAGKGNVLLIEDTMEAAEVRKCTDSILNTCGGIAALFAGNDTDGYKYAIGERNGDIKELVKKVNKELNGRGGGKPFFAQGSVKAAGKQIKALFCDFISE; encoded by the coding sequence ATGAAGACAAGAAGATTATTTTATGAAGATGTATATATCCAGGAATTTGAGGCGATTGTTCTTTCCTGCGAAGAAAAAGATGGAAAATACCACGTCATTTTAAACGCAACCGCATTTTATCCGGAAGGCGGCGGACAGCCAGCCGATAAAGGAATGATTGACAACATTCCGGTAGCTGATGTGCAGTATATCGACGGGGAACTCTGCCATATCATGGAAAGCCCATTAGAAGAAGGCGCACAGGTCGTCGGAAAGATAGACTGGAACTGGCGCTTTGACCTGATGCAGCAACATTCCGGAGAACACATTGTCAGCGGAATGATCCATGAGAAATACGGCTATGAAAATGTCGGTTTCCATATGGGAGAAGAAATCATCACAATTGATCTTAGCGGAATGCTCACCTGGCAGCAGGTACAGGAAATAGAAAAGAAAGTAAACTATTACATCTGGATGAACCAGCAGGTGAATATTTTCTATCCGGACGAACGCCAGCGCAAGTTTATCCCGTATCGCAGTAAAAAAGAACTAACCGGAGAAATCCGTTTAGTCGAATTCCCGGGAGCGGACCTTTGTGCCTGCTGTGGCTTACATGTCACTCACGCCAGCCAGATCGGACTCGTTAAGATACTTTCCTGCAAAAAGTTCCGGGATGGTGTCCGCATGGAAATGCTTTCCGGCAAACGTGCTTTAGACTATCTGTCCGGCAGCACAGAGCAAAACAGCCAGATTGCGGTCAGCCTTTCCGTAAAGGAGAATGAAACAAAAGAAGCGGTACAGAGATTGCTTGATGAAGTCTATGATTTAAAAGGACAACTGGCACAGGAAAAACAAAAAAGCTTTGAGGCAAAAGCAGCTTCCTTTGCTGGGAAAGGCAATGTACTCCTCATCGAGGATACAATGGAAGCAGCAGAAGTCAGAAAGTGCACCGATTCCATTTTAAACACCTGCGGCGGCATAGCAGCCCTCTTTGCCGGCAACGACACAGACGGATATAAATATGCCATTGGAGAACGGAACGGGGACATTAAAGAACTCGTAAAAAAGGTGAACAAAGAATTAAACGGCCGCGGCGGCGGTAAACCATTCTTTGCACAAGGTTCCGTAAAGGCAGCCGGAAAACAAATAAAAGCACTATTTTGCGATTTCATTTCTGAATAG